One region of Miscanthus floridulus cultivar M001 chromosome 19, ASM1932011v1, whole genome shotgun sequence genomic DNA includes:
- the LOC136527013 gene encoding beta-1,2-xylosyltransferease XAX1-like, giving the protein MASTAYSRPSKPPGPAAGERKGPRLAKELGRIEPKKLGIGLVAGCCLALLTYLSFARLFAIYSPVFDSSSLVLKNTPPATTEVPAAETLPVKQKTQVEDQKDVPDPAEADPNMPNLPEVTTEKDKQEEPTTTKAEAKITCDENGVDEGFPYARPPVCELAGDIRISPKEKTMYLVNPSGAGPFDSNGEKKIRPFARKDDFLLPGVVEVTIKSVSSAAVAPQCTRRHDVPVVVFSVAGYTDNFFHDNTDVLIPLFLTTAHLKGEVQFLITNFKPWWVRKFTPLLKKLSNYDVINFDKDEQVHCFRAGHLGMYRDRDLIISPHPTRNPHNYSMVDYNRFLRRAFNLPRDAPAVLGEETSAKPKMLIIERKGTRKLLNLREVSALCEALGFAVTVAEAGADVRGFAERVNAADVLLAVHGAGLTNQIFLPTGAVLVQIVPWGKMDWMATNFYGQPARDMRLRYVEYYVSEEETTLKDKYPRDHYVFKDPLRIHAQGWPGIAEIIMKQDVMVNMTRFKPFLLKALDELQE; this is encoded by the exons ATGGCGTCAACGGCGTACTCGCGGCCGTCTAAGCCGCCTGGGCCGGCGGCCGGCGAGAGGAAAGGACCGCGGCTGGCCAAGGAGCTCGGCAGGATCGAGCCCAAGAAGCTGGGCATCGGGCTGGTGGCCGGCTGCTGCCTCGCGCTGCTCACCTACCTCTCCTTTGCCCGGCTATTTGCCATCTACTCGCCGGTATTTG ACAGCTCGTCCCTGGTGTTGAAGAACACGCCGCCGGCAACGACTGAGGTGCCGGCTGCAGAGACGCTGCCGGTGAAGCAAAAGACCCAAGTGGAGGACCAGAAAGATGTTCCTGACCCTGCAGAGGCGGACCCGAACATGCCAAACTTACCAGAGGTCACAACAGAAAAGGATAAACAGGAGGAGCCCACAACGACGAAGGCAG AGGCCAAGATCACCTGCGACGAGAACGGCGTTGACGAGGGCTTCCCGTACGCGCGGCCGCCGGTGTGTGAGCTCGCCGGCGACATCCGTATCAGTCCCAAGGAGAAAACCATGTACTTGGTTAACCCGTCCGGCGCCGGCCCGTTCGACTCCAACGGGGAGAAGAAGATTCGCCCGTTCGCCCGCAAGGACGACTTCCTCCTCCCTGGCGTCGTGGAGGTCACGATCAAGTCCGTGTCCTCGGCCGCGGTCGCGCCGCAGTGCACGCGCCGGCACGACGTCCCGGTGGTGGTCTTCTCCGTGGCCGGGTACACGGACAACTTCTTCCACGACAACACGGACGTGCTGATCCCGCTGTTCCTCACCACGGCGCACCTGAAAGGGGAGGTgcagttcctcatcaccaacttcaaGCCTTGGTGGGTGCGCAAGTTCACGCCCCTGCTgaagaagctctccaactacgATGTCATCAACTTCGACAAGGACGAGCAGGTGCACTGCTTCCGGGCAGGACACCTCGGGATGTACCGCGACCGCGACCTCATCATCTCCCCTCACCCGACGCGCAACCCGCACAACTACTCCATGGTCGACTACAACCGGTTCCTCCGCCGTGCCTTTAACCTGCCGCGCGACGCGCCGGCGGTGCTAGGGGAGGAGACCAGCGCCAAGCCTAAGATGCTCATCATCGAGCGGAAGGGCACGCGGAAGCTGCTCAACCTGCGGGAGGTGTCCGCGCTGTGCGAGGCGCTCGGCTTCGCGGTGACCGTGGCGGAGGCCGGCGCTGACGTGCGTGGGTTCGCGGAGAGGGTGAACGCGGCCGACGTGCTCCTCGCGGTGCACGGCGCCGGGCTCACGAACCAGATCTTCCTGCCGACGGGTGCCGTGCTTGTGCAGATCGTGCCCTGGGGGAAGATGGACTGGATGGCGACCAACTTCTATGGCCAGCCGGCGCGCGACATGCGGCTCCGGTACGTGGAGTACTACGTCTCGGAGGAGGAGACGACGCTCAAGGACAAGTACCCCAGGGATCACTACGTGTTCAAGGACCCACTGCGCATCCACGCGCAGGGGTGGCCCGGCATCGCCGAGATCATCATGAAGCAGGATGTCATGGTCAACATGACAAGGTTCAAGCCGTTCCTGCTCAAGGCGCTCGACGAGTTGCAGGAGTAG